In one Bradyrhizobium cosmicum genomic region, the following are encoded:
- a CDS encoding group II truncated hemoglobin: MTDSDAAISMFERIGGSATIDRMVDRFYDRMDTLPEAKAIRAMHADDLGLIRDVLKRYLTEWTGGPKLYSPEKGHPRLRQRHLGFAIGDSERDAWLLCMRGALEETVPDPAARQDLDRAISGLADWMRNRQ, from the coding sequence ATGACCGATAGCGACGCCGCAATCTCCATGTTCGAGCGGATCGGCGGCAGTGCCACGATCGACCGGATGGTCGATCGCTTCTACGACCGGATGGATACGCTGCCCGAGGCCAAGGCGATCCGCGCCATGCATGCGGACGACCTCGGCCTGATCAGGGACGTGCTGAAGCGCTATCTCACCGAATGGACCGGGGGCCCAAAGCTCTATTCTCCCGAGAAAGGCCATCCGCGACTGCGGCAACGGCACCTCGGCTTTGCGATCGGCGATTCCGAGCGCGACGCGTGGCTGCTCTGCATGCGCGGCGCGCTGGAGGAGACGGTCCCGGACCCCGCCGCACGGCAGGACCTCGATCGCGCGATATCGGGCCTTGCCGACTGGATGCGCAACCGGCAGTGA
- the ybaL gene encoding YbaL family putative K(+) efflux transporter yields the protein MPHETPLIATIVVGLGLAFVFGTIAQRFRIPPLVGYLLAGVAVGPFTPGFVADQALATELAELGIILLMFGVGLHFSLQDLLSVRKIAVPGAVVQIAAATLMGLCLAWLMGWGIAAGLVFGLALSVASTVVLLRALQERRLMETDRGRIAVGWLIVEDLAMVLVLVLFPAIASLQGGAGEKPAFEPLAAQAGFGLAGIVMLTLVKIVVFIGLMLVVGRRVIPWILHYIAHTGSRELFRLAVLAIALCVAFGATKLFDVSLALGAFFAGMMLRESPLSARAAQESLPLRDAFAVLFFVSVGMMFDPMSVVREPWPLLATLAIIMLGKSLAAYLIVVIFRHPVATALTISASLSQIGEFSFILAELGVASQILPKEGRDLIMAGAILSIMLNPLMFAAATWLAPRLDPRREEPAVPAAVTEAIRTTELTDHTIVIGYGRVGALVGDALKQRQLPFLVAEVGESILAKLKQDGIETIMGNAAQPEILEATNPARARHLVIAIPEAFEAGQIVQQARAANPDIRIIARAHADAEVDHLKGLGADVVIMGEREIARGMIEELERRNPDVAEDPRMRAVSVS from the coding sequence ATGCCGCATGAAACACCTCTCATCGCCACCATCGTCGTCGGACTTGGACTAGCCTTCGTATTCGGAACTATCGCACAGCGGTTCCGCATACCGCCGCTCGTCGGCTACCTCTTGGCTGGCGTCGCGGTCGGTCCGTTCACGCCGGGCTTCGTCGCCGATCAGGCGCTTGCCACCGAGCTCGCCGAGCTCGGCATCATCCTGCTGATGTTCGGTGTCGGCCTGCATTTCTCACTGCAGGACCTGCTTTCGGTGCGAAAGATCGCGGTGCCCGGCGCCGTCGTGCAGATCGCAGCTGCGACATTGATGGGGCTCTGCCTTGCATGGTTGATGGGCTGGGGCATCGCAGCGGGGCTGGTGTTCGGACTGGCGCTCTCGGTCGCGAGCACCGTCGTGCTTCTTCGCGCGCTGCAGGAGCGGCGCCTGATGGAGACCGATCGCGGCCGCATCGCGGTCGGCTGGCTGATCGTCGAGGACCTCGCGATGGTGCTCGTGCTGGTGCTGTTTCCCGCGATCGCGAGCCTTCAGGGCGGCGCCGGGGAAAAACCCGCGTTCGAGCCGCTCGCGGCGCAGGCCGGCTTCGGGCTTGCCGGAATCGTGATGCTGACCCTCGTCAAGATCGTCGTGTTCATCGGCTTGATGCTTGTCGTGGGACGCCGGGTGATCCCGTGGATCCTGCACTATATCGCCCATACCGGCTCCCGCGAATTGTTCCGTCTCGCCGTGCTCGCGATTGCGTTGTGCGTCGCGTTCGGGGCGACCAAGCTGTTCGACGTCTCGCTGGCGCTCGGCGCCTTCTTCGCCGGCATGATGCTGCGGGAATCGCCGCTCAGCGCGCGTGCCGCGCAGGAATCGCTGCCGCTGCGCGATGCCTTCGCCGTGCTGTTCTTCGTCTCCGTCGGCATGATGTTCGATCCGATGAGCGTGGTCCGCGAGCCCTGGCCGCTGCTCGCGACGCTCGCGATCATCATGCTGGGCAAATCGCTCGCGGCCTATTTGATAGTGGTGATATTCCGCCACCCTGTCGCCACGGCGCTGACGATCTCGGCGAGCCTGTCGCAGATCGGCGAGTTCTCCTTCATCCTGGCGGAGCTCGGCGTCGCCTCGCAGATCTTGCCCAAGGAGGGCCGCGACCTGATCATGGCGGGAGCGATCCTTTCCATCATGCTCAACCCGCTGATGTTCGCCGCCGCCACCTGGCTTGCGCCGCGTCTCGACCCGCGGCGCGAAGAACCTGCGGTCCCGGCCGCGGTCACCGAGGCGATTCGAACCACGGAGCTGACCGATCATACCATCGTAATCGGCTATGGCCGCGTCGGTGCGCTCGTCGGCGACGCGTTGAAGCAGCGGCAGCTGCCGTTCCTCGTTGCTGAGGTCGGAGAGAGCATATTGGCGAAGCTGAAGCAGGACGGCATCGAGACCATCATGGGCAATGCGGCGCAGCCGGAAATTCTCGAGGCCACCAACCCGGCGCGGGCGCGGCATCTGGTGATCGCGATCCCCGAAGCGTTCGAGGCGGGACAGATCGTGCAGCAGGCGCGCGCTGCCAATCCTGATATCCGCATCATCGCGCGGGCGCATGCGGATGCCGAGGTCGATCATTTGAAGGGACTGGGGGCCGATGTCGTCATCATGGGCGAGCGGGAGATCGCGCGCGGCATGATCGAGGAGCTGGAGCGGAGAAATCCGGATGTTGCCGAAGATCCCCGCATGCGCGCCGTCAGCGTGTCGTAA
- a CDS encoding IclR family transcriptional regulator domain-containing protein, translating into MPKLKRSETDERATDFVESLDRGLRLLQCFGATTGPMTLSDLARAADLPRATTRRMLFTLQRGGFVSGDGKLFLLTPHVLTLAASYLRSNQLVTVLQPLLDRVAIAANEISSLAVLDGDDVVFVARSSPARMFSGGLEIGYRLPAFCTSVGRAMLGQLDDADLAARLKAMKREALTPQTVTEPKALLARILADRAQGYSLVDREAEPHFRSISVPVRRYDNVIVAAINMGAHVDRVPAQELIDRFLPLLRDGAESVRSQLL; encoded by the coding sequence ATGCCCAAGCTGAAACGAAGCGAGACCGACGAGCGCGCGACGGATTTCGTCGAGAGCCTCGATCGTGGCCTGCGTCTGCTTCAATGCTTCGGAGCGACGACGGGTCCGATGACGCTGAGCGATCTCGCCCGCGCCGCCGATCTGCCGCGCGCCACCACGCGGCGCATGCTGTTCACGCTCCAGCGTGGCGGCTTCGTCTCCGGTGACGGAAAGCTGTTCTTGCTGACGCCGCATGTGCTGACGCTCGCGGCGTCCTATCTGCGCTCCAACCAGCTCGTCACGGTCCTGCAACCACTGCTCGATCGTGTCGCGATCGCGGCGAATGAAATCTCCTCGCTCGCGGTGCTGGACGGTGACGATGTCGTGTTCGTCGCGCGCAGCAGTCCGGCGCGGATGTTTTCCGGCGGTCTCGAAATCGGTTATCGGCTGCCCGCCTTCTGCACCTCGGTCGGCCGCGCCATGCTCGGCCAGCTCGACGATGCCGATCTCGCCGCGCGCCTGAAAGCGATGAAGCGCGAAGCGCTGACGCCGCAGACAGTGACCGAGCCCAAGGCGTTGCTCGCGCGCATCCTCGCCGATCGCGCGCAGGGCTATTCGCTGGTCGATCGCGAGGCCGAGCCGCATTTCCGCTCGATCTCGGTTCCGGTGCGTCGTTACGACAATGTGATCGTCGCCGCCATCAACATGGGCGCCCATGTCGACCGCGTGCCGGCGCAGGAATTGATCGACCGTTTCCTGCCGCTGCTGCGCGATGGCGCGGAATCCGTGCGCTCGCAATTGCTGTGA
- a CDS encoding aromatic ring-hydroxylating dioxygenase subunit alpha translates to MMSQEQNDLITRTGPKDPCGKLMRSYWQPAALVDELEGERPIRPVKLLGENLVLFRDETGRYGLIDRLCAHRGADLAFGRLEHGGLRCAFHGWLFDATGQCVETPAEPKDSKLCQNIRQRSYPVVEKSGILWAYLGEGEPPAFPEIDCFVAPGTHTFAFKGHMACNWLQALEVGIDPAHASYLHRFFEDEDTSTAYGKQFRGASAGSDLPMTKILREYDRPIINVEHTEYGLRLIALREIDEERTHVRVTNQLFPHAFVIPMSTEMTITQWHVPVDDENCYWYAIFTSYAAPVDKKKMREQRLELYELPDYKSRKNSGNNYGFDPHEQQTATYTGMGNDINVHDQWAVESMGAIQDRTKEHLGSSDKAIVQYRRLLRQEIEKVGGGERPILFLDEANARSIQGPATMDGIGPTRGWETYWMEVDVKRRRGAPWTAPVPKEIADNIHRLTAAE, encoded by the coding sequence ATGATGAGCCAGGAGCAGAACGACCTGATCACCCGCACCGGGCCGAAGGATCCCTGCGGCAAGCTGATGCGCAGCTATTGGCAACCGGCGGCGCTGGTTGACGAGCTGGAGGGCGAGCGGCCGATCCGCCCCGTCAAATTGCTCGGCGAGAACCTGGTGCTGTTCCGCGACGAGACCGGGCGCTACGGCCTGATCGACCGCCTCTGCGCCCATCGCGGCGCCGACCTCGCCTTCGGACGGCTCGAGCATGGCGGATTGCGCTGCGCCTTCCACGGATGGCTGTTCGACGCGACCGGCCAGTGCGTCGAGACCCCGGCCGAGCCGAAAGATTCGAAGCTCTGCCAGAACATCCGCCAGCGCTCATACCCGGTGGTGGAGAAGAGCGGCATCCTCTGGGCGTATCTTGGCGAGGGCGAACCGCCGGCATTCCCGGAGATCGACTGCTTCGTCGCGCCCGGCACACACACCTTTGCGTTCAAGGGCCACATGGCCTGCAACTGGTTGCAGGCGCTGGAAGTCGGCATCGACCCCGCGCACGCGTCCTATCTGCATCGCTTCTTCGAGGACGAGGACACGTCCACGGCCTATGGCAAACAGTTCCGCGGCGCCTCCGCCGGCAGCGACCTGCCGATGACCAAGATCCTGCGCGAATACGACCGCCCGATCATCAATGTCGAGCACACCGAATATGGCCTCAGGCTGATCGCGCTGCGCGAGATCGACGAAGAACGCACCCATGTGCGCGTCACCAACCAGCTGTTCCCGCACGCTTTCGTCATCCCCATGAGCACGGAGATGACGATCACGCAGTGGCACGTGCCGGTCGACGACGAGAACTGCTACTGGTACGCCATCTTCACCAGCTATGCAGCGCCGGTCGACAAGAAGAAGATGCGTGAGCAGCGGCTCGAGCTCTACGAGCTGCCCGACTACAAATCGCGCAAGAACAGCGGCAACAATTACGGCTTCGATCCGCACGAGCAGCAGACCGCGACCTATACCGGCATGGGCAACGACATCAACGTCCACGACCAGTGGGCGGTGGAATCGATGGGCGCGATCCAGGATCGCACCAAGGAGCATCTTGGCTCGAGCGACAAGGCGATCGTGCAATATCGCCGCCTGCTGCGGCAGGAGATCGAGAAGGTCGGCGGCGGCGAGAGGCCGATCCTGTTTCTCGACGAGGCCAATGCACGCAGCATCCAGGGGCCGGCAACCATGGACGGTATCGGGCCGACCCGGGGCTGGGAGACCTACTGGATGGAAGTCGACGTCAAGCGCCGCCGCGGCGCGCCTTGGACGGCACCCGTGCCGAAGGAGATCGCGGATAATATACATCGGCTGACGGCGGCGGAGTAA
- a CDS encoding glutamine synthetase family protein — MTFVARHALWSDEQKDAAARMRRIVEERNLEVIRLAFPDQHGILRGKTIIAAEAIASLESGCSITTTMLAKDTSHRTVFPVFTAGGGFGMKEMEGAADVLMVADPTTFRVLPWAPTTGWVLCDLHFQDGRPVPFATRGLYRKVLDELGRRGHDFVAGLEVEFHIFKLDDPHMRPEDAGQPGTPPSVSLLSHGYQYLTEQRFDQMEPVLEILRRDIVALGLPLRSVEVEFGPSQCEFTFAPKKGLEPADNMVLFRSAVKQIARRHGYHATFMCRPKLPNLFASGWHLHQSIVSRATGENQFMTKDGDGPLSAFGRGYLAGLLDHARASTLFTTPTINGYKRYRSYSLAPDRAIWGRDNRGVMIRVLGGANDAATRLENRIGEPAANPYLYMASQILSGLDGVDRKLDPGPSADTPYETKAPLLPKSLRDAVSALKDDPFFRDKLGAEFVDYYTHIKNAEIDRFLAEVTDWEHREYFEVF, encoded by the coding sequence GTGACTTTCGTCGCGCGTCACGCGCTGTGGTCGGATGAGCAGAAGGACGCCGCAGCGCGCATGCGGCGCATCGTCGAGGAGAGGAATCTCGAGGTCATCCGCCTCGCCTTCCCCGACCAGCACGGCATTCTGCGCGGCAAGACCATCATCGCCGCCGAAGCGATTGCCTCGCTGGAGAGTGGCTGCTCCATCACGACCACCATGCTCGCCAAGGACACCTCGCACCGCACGGTATTCCCGGTGTTTACCGCCGGCGGCGGCTTCGGCATGAAGGAGATGGAGGGCGCCGCCGACGTGCTGATGGTCGCCGACCCCACCACCTTTCGCGTGCTTCCGTGGGCCCCCACGACGGGCTGGGTGCTGTGCGACCTGCATTTCCAGGACGGCCGTCCCGTGCCGTTCGCGACGCGCGGGCTCTATCGCAAGGTACTCGACGAGCTCGGCCGTCGCGGCCACGACTTCGTCGCGGGGCTCGAGGTCGAATTCCACATCTTCAAGCTCGACGATCCGCATATGCGGCCCGAGGACGCCGGCCAGCCCGGCACACCGCCCTCGGTGAGTCTGCTCAGCCACGGCTATCAATATCTCACCGAGCAGCGCTTCGATCAGATGGAGCCGGTGCTGGAGATCCTGCGTCGCGACATCGTCGCACTCGGGCTGCCCTTGCGCTCGGTCGAGGTCGAGTTCGGGCCGAGCCAGTGCGAGTTCACTTTCGCGCCGAAGAAGGGCCTGGAGCCCGCCGACAACATGGTGCTGTTCCGCAGCGCCGTGAAGCAGATCGCGCGCCGCCACGGCTATCACGCCACCTTCATGTGCCGGCCGAAACTGCCGAATTTGTTCGCGAGCGGCTGGCACCTGCATCAGTCGATCGTCTCCCGCGCGACTGGCGAAAACCAGTTCATGACCAAGGACGGCGACGGGCCGCTCAGCGCGTTCGGCCGCGGTTACCTGGCCGGCCTGCTCGACCACGCCCGCGCATCCACATTGTTCACCACGCCGACCATCAACGGCTACAAGCGCTACCGCTCCTATTCGCTGGCGCCGGATCGCGCGATCTGGGGCCGCGACAATCGCGGCGTGATGATCCGCGTGCTCGGCGGCGCCAATGATGCCGCCACGCGTCTGGAGAACCGCATCGGCGAGCCCGCCGCCAATCCCTACCTCTACATGGCCTCACAGATTCTCTCGGGCCTCGACGGCGTCGACCGCAAGCTCGATCCGGGCCCGTCGGCCGACACGCCCTACGAGACCAAGGCGCCACTGCTGCCGAAGTCCCTGCGCGATGCGGTCTCCGCGCTGAAGGACGACCCGTTCTTCCGCGACAAGCTGGGGGCGGAGTTCGTCGACTACTACACCCACATCAAGAATGCGGAGATCGACCGCTTCCTGGCCGAGGTGACCGATTGGGAGCACCGCGAGTATTTCGAGGTGTTTTGA
- a CDS encoding ABC transporter ATP-binding protein, producing the protein MAEDMMADALLDVDGIETCYGLSQVLFGLSLSIKSGEMVSLMGRNGMGKTTTIRSIMGLTPARAGSIRFAGTEVRTQPSYRIAKLGVGLVPEGRQIFPNLTVRENLVAAAADRFDSANPWTLAAIYVMFPRLAERASNMGNQLSGGEQQMLAIGRALMTNPKLLILDEATEGLAPLIREEIWSCLSLLKSRGQSILVVDKNVDHLARICDRHYIIERGKTVWSGTSDQLMAEPDLQHKYLGI; encoded by the coding sequence ATGGCTGAAGACATGATGGCTGACGCGCTGCTCGACGTCGACGGCATCGAGACCTGCTACGGCCTCAGCCAGGTCCTGTTCGGCCTGTCGCTGTCGATCAAATCGGGCGAGATGGTCTCGCTGATGGGCCGCAACGGCATGGGCAAGACCACCACCATCCGCTCCATCATGGGCCTGACGCCGGCGCGCGCGGGCAGCATCCGTTTTGCCGGCACGGAGGTGCGGACGCAGCCGTCCTACCGTATCGCCAAGCTCGGCGTCGGCCTCGTCCCCGAGGGGCGCCAGATTTTCCCGAATCTCACCGTGCGCGAAAACCTGGTTGCGGCCGCCGCCGATCGCTTCGATAGCGCCAATCCCTGGACGCTCGCCGCCATCTACGTGATGTTCCCGCGGCTCGCCGAGCGCGCCTCCAACATGGGCAACCAGCTCTCCGGCGGCGAGCAGCAGATGCTCGCGATCGGCCGCGCGCTGATGACCAATCCGAAGCTGCTGATCCTGGACGAAGCGACCGAAGGCCTCGCCCCGCTGATCCGCGAGGAAATCTGGAGCTGCCTGTCGCTGCTCAAGAGCCGCGGACAGTCGATCCTGGTCGTCGACAAGAACGTCGACCACCTCGCCCGCATCTGCGACCGCCACTACATCATCGAGCGCGGCAAGACGGTGTGGAGCGGCACGTCCGACCAGCTGATGGCCGAGCCGGATCTGCAGCATAAGTATTTGGGGATTTGA
- a CDS encoding ABC transporter ATP-binding protein: MAEPLLRVDRLVRRFGGIIATDHVSLDVAAGELHAIIGPNGAGKTTLISQLTGHLEPHSGSVSLGGRDITYLPAYRRCALGLARSFQITSLLLDFTAADNVALAAQAHAGHSFRFFANARKEKGLRDAAHAALDRVGLLHRADILVSRLSHGERRQIELAVALASKPKLLLLDEPMAGLGVTESQSMVKLLQELRKEVSIVLVEHDMPAVFALADRITVLVYGRVIASGDPAAIRANDEVKRAYLGDQHVVTHHG; the protein is encoded by the coding sequence GCGCCGCTTCGGCGGCATCATCGCGACGGATCACGTGTCGCTCGACGTCGCGGCCGGCGAGCTGCATGCGATCATCGGCCCGAACGGTGCCGGCAAGACCACGCTGATCAGCCAGCTCACCGGGCATCTCGAACCGCATTCCGGCAGCGTCTCGCTCGGCGGCCGCGACATCACCTATCTGCCGGCCTATCGTCGCTGCGCGCTGGGCCTTGCCCGCTCGTTCCAGATCACCTCGCTGCTGCTGGATTTCACTGCCGCCGACAATGTCGCGCTGGCGGCCCAGGCGCATGCAGGCCACTCGTTCCGTTTCTTCGCCAATGCCCGCAAGGAAAAGGGCCTGCGCGATGCCGCCCATGCCGCGCTCGACCGCGTCGGGCTGCTGCATCGTGCCGATATCCTGGTGTCCAGGCTCAGCCATGGCGAGCGCCGCCAGATCGAGCTTGCGGTCGCGCTCGCGAGCAAGCCGAAATTGCTGCTGCTCGACGAGCCGATGGCGGGCCTCGGCGTCACCGAATCCCAGAGCATGGTCAAGCTGCTGCAGGAGCTGCGCAAGGAGGTCTCGATCGTCCTGGTCGAGCACGACATGCCCGCGGTGTTCGCGCTGGCCGACCGCATCACGGTGCTGGTCTATGGCCGCGTCATCGCCTCGGGCGATCCGGCCGCGATCCGCGCCAACGACGAGGTCAAGCGCGCCTATCTCGGCGACCAGCATGTGGTGACGCACCATGGCTGA